The genomic interval AAAACAAGTGGCGGACAATCGTTCAGACGTTCCCGAAGTTCAATTTCCCAAGGACAATGTGGCCAAAGCGGGCGCAAAGAACCCTCAGTTCAAGATTCCGCAAGCCCGTAATTATGTTACCGCCTTCTTTACCGATTTCTTTACGGCCCAGGTGGACAACAGCTTCATCAACGAAACCTACCAGCCTTTTACCGGTGGTCAGCCGCTCTTCTTGAACCCGAGCTTCAATGGTCTCTTCAAGATTGGTTTGGGTGATTTGATGGAGAACTACAAGATTATTGGTGCCTTCCGACTCTCCGTCGATTTGAACAACAATGAATTCTTCTTGGTCTTCAAGGATCTCAAGCATCGATTGGATAAGAGCTTGATATTGCACCGCCGTGGTCAGCGCGCGTTCTTGGACAACAACCTTGTGGTGAAAACGCAAACACACGAGGTGACCTACAAGGTCAGCTGGCCGTTTAGTGAAGTCTTTGCCGTCACGGGTTCGGGAACTTACCGCTTCGATCAGAACGTGCTTTTGGCGACGGATCAGGTCACCTTGGATCAACCTAATTTCCAACGCCAGTGGGTAACTGGGAAAGGAACTTTGGTTTTTGACAACACCATCAACAAGGGGCTCAACCTCTATGAGGGCTCTCGCTGGAAGATCTTTGGAGAGTACTACCAGAACTTGACTTCTGGAGGGCACACTATAACGGCAGGATTCGACTTCAGAAAATACACGCCAGTGCATCGAAGCATTATCTGGGCCAATCGATTTGCCGGAGGAAGCAGTTGGGGAAATGAAAAGTTAGCCTACTTCATGGGTGGGGTAGACAATTGGTTTAGCCCGCGCTACAATTTTGGCCGCAGTATTGACTTTAGTCAGAACTACGTTTTCCAGACCCTGGCCACTCCCATGCGTGGTTTTGTCCAGAACATTCGAAACGGTACTTCCTTTGCCGTTTTCAATTCGGAACTACGTATTCCGGTATTCCGTTACTTGTTCAATCGTCCTTTGCGTTCGGACTTCTTGACGAACTTCCAAGTGGTGGGTTTTGCTGACGTTGGAACCGCTTGGACGGGACTGACCCCATATAGCGAAGAGAATTTCTTGAATACGGAGACCATTGAACAAGGACCTATCTCAGTGAACTTGAACACGCAAGTGGAGCCCATCGTGGCGGGTTATGGTTTCGGTCTTCGAACCCGTATGCTCGGGTATTTTGTTAAAGCTGATTGGGGCTGGGGCTGGGAAGACGGCGTCGTACGTGACAGCATCTTTTATATATCTTTAGGACTCGATTTCTAAATCGCGTCCATGAATCTTCAGACCATTTTAATTCTTATTCTCATCGGACTGGCCGCAGGAGTGGTTAGTGGTTTAGTGGGAGTCGGAGGAGGAATCCTTATGGTCCCTGCCATGGTTTTCTTTCTGGGATTGTCCCAGCACGCCGCACAAGGGACCAGTTTGGCGGTGATGCTTCCGCCCGTTGGAATTTTGGCCTGCATCAACTACTACAAGGCTGGAGCCCTCGACTGGAAATTTGCCTTGATCATTGCCATCACCTTTGTGGTGGGGGGCTATTTCGGCAGTAAAATGGCCATTGCGATCGACCAAAGGATGCTCCGCAAGATTTTTGGCGTCATGATGCTCCTCGCGGCGCTCAAGCTCATTTTCGGGAAATAATAGAATCGGCCCGCAGGGCCAGAATCAGGAATTTAAGGCCGTTTAGTTGGCAACTTCGCTCAAGAACTTGATGCGCATTAAGCGTAACTCTTCTTCGGAATACTCGTCATCGAATTCGGCCATAGCTTCGTCAATGGAATCCGTTTCGGCATCCTCCATGAAGTAGTCAAAGATTTCCTCCTGCTGATCCTCTTCGAGCATGTCCGTCAGATAGTAGTCGATGTTGACCTTGGTGCCGGAGTACACAATGCGTTCGATCTCGGTGAGGAGATCATCCATTTGTAGGTTCTTGGCGGCGGCAATATCTTCCAAGGGAAGCTTGCGGTCGGTGGACTGAATGATGTATACCTTCAGGCCGCTTTTATTGACCACTGTTTTGACCACCATGTCGTCTGGACGCTCGATGTTGTTGTCCTGAACGTAGCGTTCGATCAGCTCGACAAAGGGCTTACCGAACTTTCGGGCCTTTCCTTCACCCACACCAAAGATGTTTTTCATCTCTTCGAGATCGATGGGGTATTGGATGGCCATGTCTTCGAGCGAGGCTTCCTGGAAAACGGCATAGGGGGGTAGGTTTTTGGATGCCGCGACTTTCTTGCGCAGTTCGCGAAGCATCTTCACCAGTTCTTTGTCTGCCCCGCCGGTATTACCGGTAGAAGCATTGGTTTCATCGGCCTCTGCAGCAATGTCGAAGTAATGGTCTTCGGCCAGCATAAAGGAAGTCGGCTCGTTCAAGAAAGCCTCTCCAGATGGGGTAATCTTCAAGATGCCATAGGTCTCAATCTCTTTGCGAAGCAGATCGGCCACAATCGCCTGGCGATACACCATCCGCCAGAAGGCCATATCCTTGTCTTTTCCGCTTCCGAATTCCGCGTGCCCATCGAGCTTATAGGTTTCGATGGTCGCATTTCGAATGCCCGATAAGAATTTGCTGAGGTCCTCGATTTTGAAGCGCTCTTTCGTCTCCCGAACTGTTTGAAGGGCTTTGAGTACGAACTCTTTACCTTCAAAATGCTCCTTAGGATAGCGCTGGTTATCGTCCATACCTACGCCCTCGCCATTGCGCTCGTCCCAGGTTTCGCCAAAGTAGTGGAGGATAAACTTGCGTCGACTCATACTGGTCTCCGCATAGGCGACCACTTCCTGCAAGAGTTGATGACCCACTTCTTGTTCAGCGACGGGCTTTCCTTGCATGAATTTTTCGAGCTTCTCAATGTCTTTATAGCTGTAGAAGGAGATGCACACACCTTCGCCGCCATCACGGCCAGCTCGCCCCGTTTCTTGGTAATAGCTCTCCAGCGATTTGGGAATATCGTGGTGCAGAACAAAGCGCACATCTGGTTTGTCAATCCCCATCCCAAAAGCAATGGTAGCCACGATGACGTCCACGTCCTCCATCAAGAAAGCATCCTGATGTTTGGCACGAGTTCCGGCATCCAGCCCAGCGTGATAAGGCAGGGCTTTAATCCCATTCACCTGAAGCGTCTCGGCCAGCTCTTCTACTTTCTTGCGCGAAAGACAGTAGACGATTCCCGATTTTCCTGGTTGACTCTTTACATACTTGATGATCTCTTTGATCACGTTGACCTTCGGCCTAATCTCGTAGTATAGGTTGGGTCGATTGAAGGAGTCTTTGAAGACGTTGGCTGTCTCCATGCCTAGGTTCTTCTGGATGTCCTCTTGGACCTTGGGCGTTGCCGTGGCCGTAAGGGCAATGATGGGTGCGCGTTCGATTCGCGTAATAATGCTCCTCAGGTTCCGGTACTCGGGACGAAAATCGTGCCCCCATTCCGAAATACAGTGGGCCTCATCAATAGCGTAGAAAGACACCTTACACTGCTTGAGGAATTCAATGTTGTCTTCCTTGGTCAAGGATTCTGGAGCCACGTACAAAAGCTTGGTGATGCCGCTTAACAAGTCTTCTTTAACTCGCGTGACCTCCTTCTTGGTCAAGGAACTGTTCAATACGTGGGCCACGCCTTCTTCCTCACTGAACCCGCGGATGGCATCCACTTGGTTTTTCATCAAGGCGATCAGTGGTGAAACCACAATGGCCGTTCCCTCGCTCATCAACGCCGGCAGTTGATAGCATAGACTCTTTCCACCGCCGGTTGGCATAATGACAAAGGTGTCTTCACCGTTCAATACACTTTGAACAATGGCATCCTGTTGGCCTTTGAACTTGTCAAAGCCGAAATACTGCTTTAGTGATTTCTTCAGGGGGGGAGACATAGCGGGCCCGTCGAGTGTTACGGTTTTAATTACTTTTGTAGCGCTGTGTGTCACTCATTTCGAGGGTACTAACCTAAATGTAGTGCATTTTGGCAAGTTCACCAACCTATAGCGCACATTCACTTGGAACATTCTGATAAGATCATAGAGTCTGCATTGCGCACCATATCCATTGAGTCTCAAGCCTTGGAAGGCCTTAAAGGACAAATCGGAGATGAGTTCGCGAATGCCGTCGATACCATTTATCGCTCCAATGGCCGAGTTATTGTCACCGGTATTGGAAAAAGTGCAAATATTGCCAACAAAATCGTCGCGACGCTCAACTCTACGGGGACGCCAGCTATTTTCATGCACGCGGCCGATGCCCTGCACGGCGACTTGGGTATTGTCCAGAAGGATGATGTCGTCCTGGCTTTAAGCCACAGTGGGAATACGCCCGAAATCAAAGCCCTCTTGCCCTTGATTAAGAGCATGGGCAATGTGCTCGTGGGCCTCACGGCCCGATCCGATAGCTACCTCGGAAAACAGGCCAATTTCGTACTGAATACAGCAGTAGAGGAAGAAGCCTGTCCCAATAATTTGGCGCCTACATCCAGCACCACGGCCCAGCTCGTCATGGGAGATGCCGTTGCGGTTGCCTTACTCGAGCTTCGCAACTTTAGCTCTGAAGACTTTGCCCGCTATCATCCCGGTGGAAGCTTGGGGAAACGACTCTACGTTCGCGTGGCTGATCTGTACACTCAGAACGAGCGTCCATCAGTACAAGCAGATGCGTCGGTTAAAGAAGTGATTGTGGAGATTTCGACCAAGCGCCTTGGGATTACCGCTGTCTTGGACGGCTCCGAAATGGTTGGAGTGGTTACCGATGGCGATCTGCGTCGCATGATGGAGCGCGAAGATGATGTCCTTCAGGTGAAGGCACGGGACATCATGACCCCGTCTCCTCAATATGCGGAGCCCCAAACTTTGGCTTCAGAAGCCTTACATCAAATGGAAGACAAGAACATCACCCAGCTCGTGGTGGTTGAGGAAGGGGAGTACAAAGGCATTATCCATCTGCACGATATCTTGAAGGAAGGGATTATTTGATATGAGCGAACAGCCTCCCAAACAAATCACCGACGGCGAAGGCGCCGAAATGGGCTTTTTGGACCACCTCGAGATTCTTCGTTGGCATTTGATTCGCTCCGCAGGAGCCGTTATTCTCTTTGCTATTGTCGCTTTTGTGGCCAAGAGTATTGTATTCGACGTCATCATTTTCGGACCCAAGAACGCGGACTTCGTTACCTACCGCATGTTTTGCCTATTGTCGCAAGCCTTGGGACTGGACGATGCGCTCTGCATGACCGAACTTCCTTTCACGCTGCAAAATATTGACATGGCCGGTCAGTTCACCACCCACATTTGGGTGAGCTTGATTGCCGGATTCATCGTGGCCTTTCCCTACGTCCTTTGGGAGGTATGGCGCTTCATCAAGCCGGGATTGAAGAAATCGGAGAGTCGATACGCGAGTGGAGTCGTATTCTTCAGCTCCCTGCTCTTCATGGCTGGGGTGAGTTTCGGATACTTCATGATTGCGCCGTTGTCGGTCAATTTCTTGGGGAGTTACACGGTCAGCCAACAAGTGGCGAACGAGATTAACCTCGGAAGTTTTATTTCAACCGTCACCACGGTCACCTTGGCTACTGGACTCATTTTCGAGCTCCCAATCTTGGTATACTTCTTCACCAAGCTGGGCCTCCTGACCCCGCAAATGATGAAGACCTACCGTCGTCATGCTATTGTGGTGACCGTCGTTCTATCCGCCATTATTACTCCGCCGGATATCGCCAGTCAAATCCTGGTCTCTTTACCACTTCTGGTACTTTATGAGATCAGTATTTTCATCTCTGCTCGTGTGATCCGAAATCAGAAAAAAGCTGAAGCCCATGGCTAACATCGTCGAAGAATTCAACGAAAACCGCAGCCGCTTGAACGACCTCATTTTGGAGGCCGATAACAAAGTCATCAAGCGCATCTTCAACCTCGACACCAACGCCTTTATGGAAGGTGCTTTGGATGTCCCGACGAAGGAATTAATTGGACTGGTTGCCTCATTGGTGCTTCGCTGTGACGATTGCGTCAAATACCACCTTGGAAGATGCCACGCAGTCGGCCTGAGCAAAGAGCAAACGTTCGAAGCCTTGGCCATAGGACAACTGATTGGAGGAACCATCGTCATCCCACACCTGCGCAGAGCAGCTGAGTATTGGGATGCTCTAGAAAACGAATCCAAAGGGTGAGTCGCATTGCCCTCATAGCCGGACTATTCCTCTTAGTTCTTGGGGCCTGCGGCCCGAAAACTTCGGCCATCCGAACCGAGGAAGTCTCCTTTACCTCGCTGGGCGATACCCTCCATGGCGTATTGAGTAAGCCCAAAGGGAAGGGTCCTTTTCCAGCAGTGGTTATGATTCACGGTGCTGCCCCAGCGACCCGAAAAAACTATCAAGAGTTTACGCGTGCTCTAGTACATCAGGGCGTAGCGGTCCTCAATTACGACAAGCGGGGCTGTGGCGCAAGCGGAGGAGTCATGTGGTATGCGGATTTAAACGATTTGGGATCCGATGCAGCTGCTGGCTTATCTCTTTTGAAGAATCGAGAGGACATCGATTCGGACCGATTG from Cryomorphaceae bacterium carries:
- a CDS encoding sulfite exporter TauE/SafE family protein, with protein sequence MNLQTILILILIGLAAGVVSGLVGVGGGILMVPAMVFFLGLSQHAAQGTSLAVMLPPVGILACINYYKAGALDWKFALIIAITFVVGGYFGSKMAIAIDQRMLRKIFGVMMLLAALKLIFGK
- a CDS encoding RecQ family ATP-dependent DNA helicase — protein: MSPPLKKSLKQYFGFDKFKGQQDAIVQSVLNGEDTFVIMPTGGGKSLCYQLPALMSEGTAIVVSPLIALMKNQVDAIRGFSEEEGVAHVLNSSLTKKEVTRVKEDLLSGITKLLYVAPESLTKEDNIEFLKQCKVSFYAIDEAHCISEWGHDFRPEYRNLRSIITRIERAPIIALTATATPKVQEDIQKNLGMETANVFKDSFNRPNLYYEIRPKVNVIKEIIKYVKSQPGKSGIVYCLSRKKVEELAETLQVNGIKALPYHAGLDAGTRAKHQDAFLMEDVDVIVATIAFGMGIDKPDVRFVLHHDIPKSLESYYQETGRAGRDGGEGVCISFYSYKDIEKLEKFMQGKPVAEQEVGHQLLQEVVAYAETSMSRRKFILHYFGETWDERNGEGVGMDDNQRYPKEHFEGKEFVLKALQTVRETKERFKIEDLSKFLSGIRNATIETYKLDGHAEFGSGKDKDMAFWRMVYRQAIVADLLRKEIETYGILKITPSGEAFLNEPTSFMLAEDHYFDIAAEADETNASTGNTGGADKELVKMLRELRKKVAASKNLPPYAVFQEASLEDMAIQYPIDLEEMKNIFGVGEGKARKFGKPFVELIERYVQDNNIERPDDMVVKTVVNKSGLKVYIIQSTDRKLPLEDIAAAKNLQMDDLLTEIERIVYSGTKVNIDYYLTDMLEEDQQEEIFDYFMEDAETDSIDEAMAEFDDEYSEEELRLMRIKFLSEVAN
- a CDS encoding KpsF/GutQ family sugar-phosphate isomerase, which gives rise to MEHSDKIIESALRTISIESQALEGLKGQIGDEFANAVDTIYRSNGRVIVTGIGKSANIANKIVATLNSTGTPAIFMHAADALHGDLGIVQKDDVVLALSHSGNTPEIKALLPLIKSMGNVLVGLTARSDSYLGKQANFVLNTAVEEEACPNNLAPTSSTTAQLVMGDAVAVALLELRNFSSEDFARYHPGGSLGKRLYVRVADLYTQNERPSVQADASVKEVIVEISTKRLGITAVLDGSEMVGVVTDGDLRRMMEREDDVLQVKARDIMTPSPQYAEPQTLASEALHQMEDKNITQLVVVEEGEYKGIIHLHDILKEGII
- the tatC gene encoding twin-arginine translocase subunit TatC, translated to MSEQPPKQITDGEGAEMGFLDHLEILRWHLIRSAGAVILFAIVAFVAKSIVFDVIIFGPKNADFVTYRMFCLLSQALGLDDALCMTELPFTLQNIDMAGQFTTHIWVSLIAGFIVAFPYVLWEVWRFIKPGLKKSESRYASGVVFFSSLLFMAGVSFGYFMIAPLSVNFLGSYTVSQQVANEINLGSFISTVTTVTLATGLIFELPILVYFFTKLGLLTPQMMKTYRRHAIVVTVVLSAIITPPDIASQILVSLPLLVLYEISIFISARVIRNQKKAEAHG
- a CDS encoding carboxymuconolactone decarboxylase family protein, which gives rise to MANIVEEFNENRSRLNDLILEADNKVIKRIFNLDTNAFMEGALDVPTKELIGLVASLVLRCDDCVKYHLGRCHAVGLSKEQTFEALAIGQLIGGTIVIPHLRRAAEYWDALENESKG